TGTTAATGAATCGCTAGAACTTAAGAGAGCCTTTGAAAATTCAGAAATCTTATTAAACAGCATTGATATACTGTTATTTTTTTCGCTCAGTATATTCTGATTTTCCTCAACCTCCTTAAGAAGTCTGGCTGAAAACAAGGTAAAGATAAAGATACCAAATGAAACAAGGCTTATATCTACAGCTCTTATAATTAGCTCTCTAACAAGCACTTGCTTATCTGGAAGCGCTACTGGGTTTAATAAAAACAAAGCTATTTGACACATTATGCTTATTGTTAATGATATTATATTCATCTTTGTATCTAAAAACATAGCACCAAGGATTACAAAATAAAAAACACTTATCCATAGCTCCTTAGATGGGAATAAAAGAGTTATATACATATAATTAGTATAAGAAATCAGTAATATAACAGCTTTAAGCACAATTAGCTTTCTATTCCAATTCTTCTCATCCTTCATGATGTTTTTATACATAAGCCTAAAGGTTATTAGTTCAATTAAAACCAACCCCATTAGTCCTAAAATAGGAGTCCAGCTCATTTCGCTGTATAAGCCAATATACTTCATAAATGCAAACAATCCTCCTGCTAAGCAGGCGCTTATTGAATAAATAATTAAAACAAATTTTAAAGTTCTCTTTTGATAATCAACTAAAATACTTGCGGATTTTTCCATATACATCCTCCTTCGCTTCAGTATGCTTGTTTACTTTTTTACCATTTATATAATAATGCTGCCATGGTATATCCACCTGCTACTGAACAAAATATTGAAATTTCATCCTTATTAAATTGCTCTTTATTTAGCCTGTCATCCAATGCCATAATGGGGCTTGTGCAGCCTGTATATCCGTACTTATTTCCAACAAAAGTCGCCTGTTCAAAAGAAGCGCCCAATTTCTCCATAGTCAATCCTAAATCAAACTTTGAAAATTGAGACATGAAATAATGTGTAACATCTTCTTCTGTATATCCATTTTCCTCTAAGAGACCAATTATTAATTCCGACCACTTTTCTGAAAGGAAGCTAAAGTCAAAAGGATTCCACTCCATCTTCTTTTCGTCTGGCTCTATATCCTTGTTAGGTATGTTAGACAAACCGCATGCAGGGAACCTTATAGTTTCATTATAGGTATCATCAGTATCCATTCTAGAGCCTAAAAATCCTCTTTCCTCCTGCTCTTCCCTTACCTCTAGGACTACAGCTGCTGCTCCATCTGAAATACATCCATAAACAACTAAATCATTTTCCTTAGCAAAAGGACTTATGTGCATTGAGCCTACTACTAGAATTCTTTTGTACTTCTTATCAGTTTTTAAATATCTAGAAGCTATATCTATTCCTGTGATCATACCAATGCAATCATTGTTTATATCAAATACATTTGTAACACTCTTAGCCTGAAGCATATTTTTTAGTATTAATGCACAGCATGGAGTCAGGTATTCTGGAGTATCTGAAACAGAAATAATTGCATCAATATCCTTAGGCTCAAGCTTCGCTTTTTTTAGAGCCTTTTTTGCAGCTTCAACGCCCATCGTTATGCTTGTCTCATTTTCTTCTGCAAGAGTTCTTGTCTCTCTTCCAACCTTCTCCATTAAACCAATAGCATGCTCTTCCATACCGTATTTCCTAAAGTGATTGGCATAATATTCATTATCAACTATTCTTTTAGGGTGATAGCTTCCTACACCTTTTATGTATACATTTCTAAACATTAAAACGCCTCCAAACTTTACTCCTTATTTTTGTTGCAGATTTTTAGTCTTTTAAATGATGTAAACTGATTGTCTAAGATGTTGATATAGACTCACCTCCATTTACATATATAATCTGCCGAGTACTTTTGAAAGCCATAAATAAGAACTCAAAAAATACCAAGGTAGACTATGATTAAACGTCGCCCTTGGTATTTTTTTATTTATGTACTTCGGCAACCTGGCAATCATAGGATTATGCATCCTTTAGACCCACGGCTTTGCGTCCCCGCCTTTCGATGGGTTTGCTATTATCGGCACGTTTTTTCAATTCGCATCATATTATAGCACAATTTTCCATAAAGTCCAAGTGTATATCTTATAAGAGTTTCCTAATAGTATTTCTTCACAAATTTCAGCTTCCGTACATATAATGATAAGTGATTAATAAAAAGGAGATGTTTTAGTACGAACATACTAGGCAAAGCGATGTCCTATTCCTTTGTAAAAGTGTCTAAATTCTCAGAGAAAAAATTTAACAAAGATACTGAAAATGCTTTTAGCCGAAATACTGAAGTACTTAATAAAACTCTTTCAAGAAATTGCAGCACTGAATTTGGAAAAAAATATAACTTCTCAAATATTCACAGCGTGGAGGATTATAAAAAGAAAGTTCCTCTATGCACTTACAAGGACTATGAACAATATATTAGCAGAATGTGCTCAGGTGAGGAAAACATCTTGGTAGCGGAAGAAGTAAAATTCTATGGAATGTCCTCTGGAACTACAGGCAAACAAAAATATATCCCAGTCACGAAGAGTTCACTTTCTGCTGTATCTGAAGTAATGAGCATGCTTATACAGAGAATTCTTTATAATAATTTTAAAAGCAGCTGGTCCTATGGCAAAGGCTTATCACTAACCGATATGGTTATAGCGGGATATACTCAAGGCGGAAAACCAATATGTGCAGGAACTTCCGGAGGTATGAGATCTATAAAATGGATGATACCATTTATTTGGACTACTCCTGTAGAGGTGATGAATCTAGGGAAAGGCATTGATACCCTGTATCTTCACCTTCTGTTTGCAATTAAAGAGCGAAATCTTATGTATATAAACGGAATTTTTATTTCTTCTGTTCTAGATATGTTCAGACATTTGGAAAAACACTCCGAAGAGCTGGTGAGAGATATCCGAAAAGGAACTATTAGCAGGAATATTGGATTATCAGAAGCTGACCGAAAAGTACTACTTAAAAAAATATCGCCTGATGCAGGGAGAGCTGACTTTTTGGAGAAGGAGTTTAAAAAAGGCTTTAAGGGCATCGCTAAAAGGATATGGCCGAAATTAATATATATAGCAAGTGTTACTGGAGCAAATTTTTCTATATATGATGATAAGGTAGCTGAGTACAGCGGAAATATACCTGTTTACTCCAGCGTTTATTCTGCCACCGAAGCTGCTGTAGGTGTAAATAGATATATAAACAAGCAGAGATACGTAGTTATTCCAAGGGTGGCTTTTTTTGAGTTTATACCTGTTGAAGATTTAGATAAGGAGCAGCCATCAACAAAAAATCTAAACGAGCTAAGGCTAGGCTCAGAATATGAAGTTGTTGCCACAAATCAAGCAGGCTTATACAGATATAGGATAGGCGATGTTATTAAGGTTGTAGATTTTTATAATCAAAGCCCTGAAATTGAGTTTTTGTATAGAAAAAATCAATTATTAAACATGGTATCTGAAAAAACTACGGAAGAACATGTACTCAATGCTCTTTCAAATATCTTTAAAAACCTTGGAGCAAGCTTTTCAGATTATACTGTAACTCCGGACAACAGCATTTCTCCTGGAAGATACGTATTTTATATTGAAGCAAAGGACTCCTTGAAAAATAGCAATATAAAAAGTATAAGCAGTCTAATGGATAAGGAACTCTCCAAGATAAATATTGCTTATGGTAGACAAAGGAGCAAGCGCAAACTCGCTGAGGCACAGGTTAAATTAGTTAAGGAAGGTACCTTCATGCTGATAAAGAAAATGAAAATAGCTAAGGGGGTTTCAAAAAATCAGTTTAAGATGCCTAGAGTTGTAACTGATAGAGAGATAATTGATTTGCTAGACAGAAATATTAAATACTAACAAAGTAAAAGCCTCAAATAGTATATCTATTTGAGGCTTTTACTCTATTTAAATAATCCTAAAGGCATTAAAAATCTGCCAGCCCCTGCCACTATGTGAGAGATTAAACGGCTAGCTGTAAGTACTTAAAAACATATAAAACTGCCCTCAGAATATATAATAAGGTTTATGCACATACTGATTACAGCTTATGAAATTGGGGTGGTAGTTATGATTGTTATTTATCATGATGTTGGTGGAACACATTCGTCTTGCGTTTGCGCCAATATACATATAAATAAGCTTCCCACAGATAGATTTCCTGAAATAGAACAAATATTGAGCTTGCCTACCTTTGATAAGATAACAAAAACTGATTATGGCCGCTTAATATATATAGGAACAGACGAATTTGGAGCTAAGGTATACACTTTATGCAGAATGCGAAGCAAGAGATTCGTGATACCTGCCATATCAGATATGTATCAAACCTTCAATGGGAGCATGGATGGTTTTTTTCTCGCTGATACCTCTCCAACAGTCAATAATTTAATGAGACTCGGAGGTCTTAGCTCGAGGGGACTTAACCTGGTTTCCTTTGGAAGACCTATTGCTGCAAAAGCAGTCATAGATGCCTATCCTCAGATGGTAGATTTGGTTAAAACCACAAAGGAGTACATGAGGAAACATATATAGATGGATCATCAAAAGACTATAACGTTCTGCTGCTGATATGCCCCCTTTATATTAGACAGTTACAATAACGAAACTGTTTCTATAAAGGGGGCACATTATAGTCAGACCAAGTGCTTCTATTATTAAAGGCTTCCGTCAGCCTTCATTTCTTTTAATAGCTTTTCAGCAAGACTCAGGTAGTTATCCCAAGCTGTATTTCTAGTAGTGTAGCCGCTTGCTGCATAGTCTCCTGTGCTTCCTATTGCAGGCATTTTGGATATATCTAGCATGTTTTGTGTTTGCACAGCAACCTTGTTTAGTTCATCCATTTGAACGTTGAAGCCTATTCTTGAAGGCTCTTCGTACTCAACACTTTCATACTTTGACTGTCTGTAGTACTTCTTTAAGGCTGGATCTTTTATCTCATCTGGTGAATCAGCAAAAATCTCATCGTATCTAACAGAAACTATTTTCTTGTCTTTTACAACTACTTTAAGAAGACCAGTTAGTCCTCCATCAAGCTTTTCAGCGATGCTGTAATACTTCTCGTTTGATGCTTTCTCAAGTGCTGGTGCTAATTTTTGAGCTAATGGAACCATTGACTGCTTTACGCTGTTTGAAGCTCCTGACACTGTGTCTACCTCAGTTGTCAAGCTTTGCTTTTCAAGCATTTGCTTCTCTGCCTTAAGAACTCCTTGAATCCATGCAGCACCTTTTTTCTCACCCATAGTGAAGTTATATTCTGACATACGCTTTGGCACATCTTGATAATAACGGTGGTAATAATTTGGACGAGTTCTCTCGTTAAACTCAACAAGAACTATCTTCCCATCATTTTTCACGGCTTCTAATGTGCCAAGGTGCCCTTGTCTAAAGCGCTCTTCAATCTTATAGTAGTCTCCCTTTGTTATTCCAAGCTTAGGCTGAATACTCCACTCAAGCTTTGTGTTTTTAGCTGCTCCCTCTGAACTTTCTGTTGGCTTTGAAGCAGTCTCTGCTTTATCTGCATTTTGATTGTTTACTGGCTGCTTTGGAGCACATCCTGTAATTGTAGCTGCTATAATTGTAATAATTAATCCGGTTACTAATCTTGATTTTCTAAATGCCATTTTAACACTTCTCCCATTCAATTTAGTTGTTAAAAAAAAGACATGTTTGTTATGTATTTATCATACAAAAATGTCTTCATAAATTGAATGTAATTATTAAGGATTCTACCCCCATAAAACACGGATAGAAAGATGAGCTTTTATTGCTGCGTTGAATATTTAAATTCCATAGGAGAAAGTCCTGTGTGTTTTTTAAACAGCTTTGCAAAATACTCAGCATTGTTATAACAAAGCTTATGAGCTGCTTCGTAGCTTTTTAAGTCTTCTTTAGTTAGTAAAAGCTTTGCTCTTTCCATTTTTATCATAGTTATATATTCACCAACGGTCATACCCGTTTCCTGCTTAAATATATCTCCTATATGATTTTTAGTAAGAAATAATGCTTCTGAAATCCTGGTCATGTTTATTTCTTTTTCCATATTGTTAATAATATAAGTGCATATTTCCTTTATAAGCGGACTCTTCTTAGAAGATAAGATAAACTTGTTTATTACTGAAACCAAAAGTTCAATTCTTTCTATCAGCTTTGTGTTTATCAAGTCAAGGCTGTCACACCTTGTTAAGCTTATATCAGAAAGTTCTTTTTCGTCAATAAGTTTATCCAACCACTTATTATTTGCTTTTACTCTCATATAAATTTCACCATAAATTTTCTGCAAAACAAGTGCTGCAGCCTTTACATCCTCGTTTGATGCGGCGAAGGTATCTTTAATCACAACCTCTATATTTTCTCTAAGAGCTGCATCCCCTTCTGATATGGCTTTAACAATAGACTCTAATTTACTTTCAGAATACACAAGATTTTTCACACCAGCATTTTTTTCTTCAATATACTTTTTAACTTTTTTTAAAAGTTCTTTTAATTCTTCCTCATTAACAGGCTTGACAAGGTAATCAAATACTCCGTGTTTAATGGCTTCCTTTGCAAAACTAAACTCACTGTGCTCAGTTAGAAACACAACGCAGGAAGCCAAGCTTTTTTCTTTAGCTTCTCTTAAAAGTTCAATTCCATTTACTACTGGCATGCTTATGTCTGTTATAAGAAGCTCAACAGGTTCTGCCTGAAGCTTTTCAAGTGCCTCCTGTCCATCTCCTGCCTCAGATACAATAACAAAGTCTGAGTTTTCTTTCCATATAGACAATCTTTTTATTTGTTTTCTCATTATTTCTATATCATCTACAAGCATTACCTTAAGCATTTTCCACCTCGTCCTCTGTTAGTGGTATTGTAAAGTACACTCCAGCCCCTTCATTTACCTTGCCCTCTATCCAAACTCTTCCACCATGTTTTTGTATTATCTTTTTAACAGCAGCAAGTCCTATGCCTGTTCCTTCAAACTCCTGCTTCCTATGAAGCCTTTGAAACACATTAAAAAGTTTGCTTGAATACTTCATATCAAAGCCTGCTCCATTATCCTTAATAGAAAATATATATTCATCCCTTTCTTTGAGGCAGCCTACTGTGATTACTGCAAGTTCCCTATGCTTAGTAAATTTGACTGCATTTGAGATAATATTTACAATAACCTGTTTAAAAAGCACCTTGTCTACATATATTTCTGGAAGGTCTCCTTCAATAATTAATTCCATTTTTCTATTTGGGTTCATAACCTTAAACTGCTGCCATACTTCTCCAATAATATGTTTAGCATCTACCCTTTCTTTAGAAAGACTAGTCTTTGAAGTTATTGAGTAATCCAACAGCCTACTAATTAAGCCTATCATTTCTCTGCTGGTTTTTTGTATGCCTTCAACCATTTCCCCTGCTTCAGCATTCAGTGAAGCTCCGTAATCTTCTTTTATGAAGCTGCTGTACATATCTATTGCCCTAAGTGGAGCCTTAAGGTCATGGGAAATAGTATAAGCAAAGCCTTCAAGCTCATTAACTGCATTTTGAAGCTGACAGGTTCTGTCCTGAACACGCTGCTCCAGCTCATCATTAAGAGTTTTTATCTCTTCCTGTGTTTCAAACATCCTCTGAACAAACCTTAAAGTTATTCCTCCCATTATAAAAAAGAATATAACCGCAAGAAAAAAAGTAAGTCTTGTTTTTTCATTTGTATTTATAAGCCAGTACAGAGGATGAATTTTATCAATTATATAGTTTTGAATTCCTAGAATAATAAGACTGAAGCCTAGACCAAAGGCTACAATTGCCATCATAATTCTAGTGTTGTATTTTGCACCTCTTGATACTCTAAGCCCAAATATTTTTCGTACAAAAGGAAGCAAAAGAAGAGCATCACAAAGTGCCACAAGTATGGATTCTACAATAATTCCTTTTACTGCAAACAGCACAACTATTCCTGTTTCCACCTTGCAGTATGCCTGTAAGTTCCAAAAGGGAGGAAAACTACTGTTTAATTTAATTAGAGATTCAAAAAGAGTTACATACAAAAGCATTCTGATGACTATATGAATAAGCTGAAGAAAATAAATGTTATAGTAAAACTTCTTTACCTGAAGTCTCTTTTGTCCTCCATAGCCATGTATTATTATCCATAAATATAAGGAAATCACTGCAACCATGGAAGCCCACCCATTATATCTTCCTAGTATAAAGGGATATAGCGCAACAAGACCCAAGGTAATACTTAAGATTCCATATTTAATACCCCAGGCAAGAGCCACTAGCAGCGGAAGTGCAATACTCCAGGTAAAATTTATTGAAAAGCCGTTAAAGTCAAATCTGCTGGAATAAAATATTCCCACAAAACCTAGAAAGCCTAAAAGAATTGAAACTACACTTTTATATAAACTTGAATTATTAAAACTATTATGTTGGTTCATATTCTCTCCTTTCGCCACTATTCTACCATCTTATATTTCGCTATTCAACACAACAGTATGTGAGATTAGCAGCCTCTTCTCTAATGCATGAGTAAAAGCTATTTTATAAAATAACTCTGCAAATACGAAAAACCCAAAAGCCTGCATCTTGTTTTTTTGATTTGCAGTAACTATAATATTATATAAGATGATAAAACTCGATAAAGGCAAAGTTAGTGAAAGCTAATGACGCAAAGCTATAGGGGCTAAAGTATGCTTGTATACTATGTCAGCCAGCTGCCGAAAGGTTTGGAAATATATAAAATACCCAACCTTTTATGAGGTTTGGGTATTTTTTTACCTTCAGGCGTAATTTAGATTATTTTCGGGATAAAATCATCTAAAAAATAACTAAATTGATGGGGAGGAATAAACTTATGAAAAAGAGCTTTATTGTAATTGCTCTGCTGGCTGCTTTAGTAGGAATGTCCAGCAACGTACATGCTTCAGGAACATTAGATACAAGCCAAGCATCAACTGAAGTTACTGCTACTGCAGCTGAGGACACAAGCACATCCGAAACAGAGGTATCACCAGAGGAGGTTTCAACCGAATCAGGGGAACAAACTCAACCGGTAGTATCAGGTGAAGATGAAACTGCCATAGATGAGAAACAAATTGAAGATTCTGCTGGGATACTTCCTGATTCAATATTCTATGACCTAGAACGTGCAATAGAACAGCTTAAGATTGCTATCACTCAAAGCGAAGAAAAGCTTGCATCTATCAAAGCAGAGCTCGCAGCTGAGAGAGCAGCAGAAGCTGCTGTTATGGTAAACGAAGGTGAGGAAGAACTAGCAAATGAAGCTGCAGAGGAATATTTAGAAATGCTTAACGAAGCTGCAGATCATATTGATAAAGCAATTGAAGAGCAAGGTCAAGCTGAGCAGGCTCTTGAAACTCTTGATGAATACTATAAAAAAAGTGAACAAGTATTAAAATCTGTGCTTGCAAAGGCTCCAGAGCAAGCGAGAAAAGGCCTAGAAAATGCACTAAGCCAACAGAACAAAACAGCAGCAATTGTCAATGGTGCTAAGGCGGCAAAAGAAGCAGTTTCTGCAGCTAAGGATCAGGTGGATGCTGCAAAGAGTGAACTTGAAGCAGCAAAGATAAGCGGCGATGAGGAAGCCATTAAGGCAGCTGAAGAAAAAATCCAGACCGCTGAAGCATTAAAAACTGAACTTGAGACTCTGAAGACTTCCGCTAATTTATCAAAAGATACAGTAAAGAAACTTGTTGAAGATACTGATAAAAAAATTGAATCAGCTAAAAATCAGATTGAAAAATCAAACGAGAAAATTGCTAAAGTAGAGGAAAAGGCTGCTGCAGCTGAAAATAAAGCAGAAAAGGCTATAAAGCAAGCCGAGAAAGAAGCTGCAAAAAAAGAAGAAGCTAAAAAGCAAGAAGAAAAGAAGCTTGAAGCCGAGAAAAAATCTGAAGAAGCTGTAAAAGAGCAAGCAAAAAAGGCTGAAGAAAAAGTAAAGGAAGAAATAAAGAATACCCAAGAAAAGTCTAAAGAAGAAACCAAGAAAACTGAGGAAAAATCTAAGAAGAAATAGCTTATGCAGAGGGAGCGCAGATAGATTTGTTACATACGAATCTATTTACGCTCCCTTACTGCTTCAAAAGCCTTACCCCTTCTTCATTTCACTGATTCACTTATATAATTGACTCTGACATAGTGTTAATGAGCAATCTCAGCTTTTCGCCATCCACGTCTCCAAAAACTGACTTGCCATATCTTACTGCGGTTCCAAAATGGTACTGAGGTACCTTAGTATTTTTCATAACCTCATTAATATTATGAAAGTCCAAGCCGCCTCCAGCCATTATATTAATATGTTTTGCCTTTTCTTTCATTGCTTTAATAATAGGGATATTATGAACTATATTACCCTTCCCACCTGAAGTAAGCACGTTTGTAATTTGCTTGTACTCAGCTAAAATTTCTATACCAGCTGCAGGATCAGAAAGCTCATCAATTGCTCTGTGAAAGGTTACATCAATGCCATCGCAGGCTTTTAACAGCTTTTCCAAGGAAGGCCTGCAGATTTTATTTTGATTATTTAAAACTCCAAATACCACACCATTAGCCTTAAGTTCCTTTGCAATAAGAATATCTTCAAGCATAAGCTGAAGTTCTTCCTCTGTATATACAAAGGATTTAGCATGAGGCCTTATCATTACATTTATGGGTATGTTAACGCTTTGTACTGCCCTTTTGATAAGCGCATAGCTTGGTGTAAGTCCACCTTCCGAAAAGCCGCTAATAAGCTCTATTCTATCAGCGCCACTTGCTTCAATTCTTTTTACATCCTCTAGAGTTGTTGCTATTATTTCTATCATTTACTTGCTCCTCTCCTGTTACTTAAAAATCAAAAAAGCATGGACTAATGCAGATGCTTTTAAGTTTTGAGACCTTTCAAATATTATTAGTTTAAAACCCTTATAGCTTTTGCATCTACTTGTATAGGATAAGATTCTCTTATAGGTCCTTCAAAGTCCACTTCTACTTTCATACCTTCTTTTAATGAACTTAGTTCTAGTTTTTTCTTTCCATCTCCTTCAAAAATTTTAGTTTTCTCAGTAATATAAATACTTGCCTTATCATATTCTGCGTCCTGTTCAATTTTACCTTCTACAAATATACTTGTTATCATTCCTTTATCATTTTTAGATACTTTTTTTATTTCTCCTCTTATACCTAACTTACTATTAAACTCCTTACTACACCCTGCAAAACCTAAAACAAAAATAAAGCAGAATAACAGTATTACTATTTTCCTCATAAAGTAATCCTCTCCTAATCATTTATTTTAATTCAATAGAGTACTCACTCTATTTTATATACGAGTAACATAATATATTAGTTAACCTAATATATAAAGAACTTAGAATAATTGTAATATGTATTAACTGTCAATAATACTCTTTAAGTAGTAGTATAGTAAGTATCCATCAAAATGAGGTGATATAATTTGAAAGGCTTTATAAAAGGTACAATTATATTTATTGCTATAATTGTAGCAGCTGCAATTATGTATTTTACTCTTATCTATCCAAAACATGAATATCCAGAAATCAACACTTCCACTACTGTGGATATAAAAGCTCAAATTATGAGAAACATGCCGCAAAGATTTTCTTTAACAAACAGAAAATTAACTATTAGTATAAGCTTGTCAGAGAAAGATTTGAAAAATATTATTGCTTCAAACCTTAATAAAAGTGAAAACATTAAGGCTTTAGATTTAGAGTTTTCCGGTGACAGCATCAATATGTTTTTAACTCAAGAGGCATTGAAGTTTATACCTTATGAAGTAAGCTCTAATGTTAAGCCTGTAGTAAAGAACGGCAATATAACACTTATCCTTAACTCCTCAAAACTTGGAAGGCTGAGCCTTAGCAATGAAACAGTTCTGAATAGAATGAGCAAAAAAAACTTTGACTCTATTACTGTTCACCCTTCATCTGGAGAAATTACGCTTGAATACAATGAACTAAGTGAATTAAAGAATATCATTAAAATTAGCACTGTTAAAATTGAAAATAACAAGCTTACAGCAGATCTTGAATTCCAATTTAACAGTATGGATGATTTTCTTAAAGTATTAAAATTAATGACTCGATCTTAGGAAAAACTTCATATAATTTGTGAGCAAACAGCACCCTGTATTCTTTACAGGGTGCTGTTTGCATTATCTTGAGCATTATCATTTGTTTATTGTTCTATTTAAAAATTATCTATCATAAATAAAATTATGAGTATTATAGGAGACATTTGATGAATGGTCAGAATAAGAAAACATCCAAGGAAAATATTTATAAATCTTCTAATTTTTATCGGAATAAGTACTATCATTGCAGCTTCCTTTCGAATATATTATCTATGGAACTATCAACAAAAGTTCTTAGGTGAGGAAAACCCTATAATTATTAATGATTCTAAAGATGATTTCATATATACTCAAAAACCAAACCCTCAAGATATTAAGCCTACAAAAGAAACTTTTAATCGAAGTCAGTATAAAAGCGGCATGATGAAAATATCCATTCCAAAACTTAAAGTTGATGCAGCTATTGTAGAAGGAACTAGTACTGAGCTGCTAAAAAAAGGCCCTGGTTTGTATGAAATAAGCCCTCTCCCAGATAAGGACGGAGGTAATGTGTGCATTGCAGGACATAGAACGACCTATGGAGCTTGGTTTAAGAAAGTGAATGAACTTGTTGAAGGAGATGAAATAAGCTTAAGTTTTAATAATACCAATTATATATACAAGGTTGAAAAGGTCTTTATTATTAAAAATAACGATTGGTCAGTTACCCATGAAACAGAATACTCAGCCCTTACCCTGACTTCATGTCATCCACTAAGGTCATCAGCACAAAGAATTGTAGTGAGAGCAAAACTATCTAATATAATTCAGCTCTGATTCAATAACATAACTTACATACTAGAACTATCTGGAGGTGAATGTAGCTTTATTACTAAATCATCGCTAGTTGAACTCTATGAATTATTATTAGGAGGTGCTCATCATTAAAAGATCAAAAAAACTTTTAGCTCTTTTTTTACCATTTTTGCTCATATTTATTTTTACAGGCTGCAATGTAGATAAAAAGATATACGAAAAGAATGGATCAACTCAAATATCAGAAGTTACTGTTAAACCTGGAGAATATAAAGATATAACTGTTAAGCTTGTTGTTGACACTCACGGTATAGATACTAAGTATCCTGAACTGAAAACTATGCAAACTGAACACTCCATGCCAGAAATTAAGTATTATGTAGTTGATAAATTAATTTCTCCGCTTCCATCTGGATTTAATCTTAAGCTTATATCACTAGATGGAAAAGAATATAATAAGCCAATAGGTAAAAATGGGGAAATAATAAGGGTTGAGAAAAAGTACAATCCTAAAAGTCCTAGCTATACTATTACCTATACCTTAAGAATTGAAAACAACCAACATGAGAACTATTTAAAAACACAAGACCCTAATAAGCTTGAAGAATTATTTAATAAGGAATATTGTTTGACCACTCTATCAGAATTCCTACCCTGCGAAGATACCCCACCAGAGATAAAAAAGCATATGACAGATATAAAAGTAAAAATCCCAGTAGAAAAAAAATCAA
The genomic region above belongs to Clostridium swellfunianum and contains:
- a CDS encoding DUF3221 domain-containing protein, whose protein sequence is MRKIVILLFCFIFVLGFAGCSKEFNSKLGIRGEIKKVSKNDKGMITSIFVEGKIEQDAEYDKASIYITEKTKIFEGDGKKKLELSSLKEGMKVEVDFEGPIRESYPIQVDAKAIRVLN
- a CDS encoding sensor histidine kinase translates to MNQHNSFNNSSLYKSVVSILLGFLGFVGIFYSSRFDFNGFSINFTWSIALPLLVALAWGIKYGILSITLGLVALYPFILGRYNGWASMVAVISLYLWIIIHGYGGQKRLQVKKFYYNIYFLQLIHIVIRMLLYVTLFESLIKLNSSFPPFWNLQAYCKVETGIVVLFAVKGIIVESILVALCDALLLLPFVRKIFGLRVSRGAKYNTRIMMAIVAFGLGFSLIILGIQNYIIDKIHPLYWLINTNEKTRLTFFLAVIFFFIMGGITLRFVQRMFETQEEIKTLNDELEQRVQDRTCQLQNAVNELEGFAYTISHDLKAPLRAIDMYSSFIKEDYGASLNAEAGEMVEGIQKTSREMIGLISRLLDYSITSKTSLSKERVDAKHIIGEVWQQFKVMNPNRKMELIIEGDLPEIYVDKVLFKQVIVNIISNAVKFTKHRELAVITVGCLKERDEYIFSIKDNGAGFDMKYSSKLFNVFQRLHRKQEFEGTGIGLAAVKKIIQKHGGRVWIEGKVNEGAGVYFTIPLTEDEVENA
- a CDS encoding copper homeostasis protein CutC is translated as MIEIIATTLEDVKRIEASGADRIELISGFSEGGLTPSYALIKRAVQSVNIPINVMIRPHAKSFVYTEEELQLMLEDILIAKELKANGVVFGVLNNQNKICRPSLEKLLKACDGIDVTFHRAIDELSDPAAGIEILAEYKQITNVLTSGGKGNIVHNIPIIKAMKEKAKHINIMAGGGLDFHNINEVMKNTKVPQYHFGTAVRYGKSVFGDVDGEKLRLLINTMSESII
- a CDS encoding YpmS family protein encodes the protein MKGFIKGTIIFIAIIVAAAIMYFTLIYPKHEYPEINTSTTVDIKAQIMRNMPQRFSLTNRKLTISISLSEKDLKNIIASNLNKSENIKALDLEFSGDSINMFLTQEALKFIPYEVSSNVKPVVKNGNITLILNSSKLGRLSLSNETVLNRMSKKNFDSITVHPSSGEITLEYNELSELKNIIKISTVKIENNKLTADLEFQFNSMDDFLKVLKLMTRS
- a CDS encoding class E sortase translates to MVRIRKHPRKIFINLLIFIGISTIIAASFRIYYLWNYQQKFLGEENPIIINDSKDDFIYTQKPNPQDIKPTKETFNRSQYKSGMMKISIPKLKVDAAIVEGTSTELLKKGPGLYEISPLPDKDGGNVCIAGHRTTYGAWFKKVNELVEGDEISLSFNNTNYIYKVEKVFIIKNNDWSVTHETEYSALTLTSCHPLRSSAQRIVVRAKLSNIIQL
- a CDS encoding DUF5667 domain-containing protein: MKKSFIVIALLAALVGMSSNVHASGTLDTSQASTEVTATAAEDTSTSETEVSPEEVSTESGEQTQPVVSGEDETAIDEKQIEDSAGILPDSIFYDLERAIEQLKIAITQSEEKLASIKAELAAERAAEAAVMVNEGEEELANEAAEEYLEMLNEAADHIDKAIEEQGQAEQALETLDEYYKKSEQVLKSVLAKAPEQARKGLENALSQQNKTAAIVNGAKAAKEAVSAAKDQVDAAKSELEAAKISGDEEAIKAAEEKIQTAEALKTELETLKTSANLSKDTVKKLVEDTDKKIESAKNQIEKSNEKIAKVEEKAAAAENKAEKAIKQAEKEAAKKEEAKKQEEKKLEAEKKSEEAVKEQAKKAEEKVKEEIKNTQEKSKEETKKTEEKSKKK